A window of Chitinophagales bacterium contains these coding sequences:
- a CDS encoding nicotinate-nucleotide adenylyltransferase gives MKIALYFGSFNPVHVGHLIIANHVLNETDVERLWFVVSPHNPLKQENGLLNEYHRLHLVQTAIGDDLRMKASDIEFHLPRPSYTIDTLTYLKEKYPEHEFRIVMGSDSFSNIRKWKNYELLLRDYKILIYQRPGFVVQAPENADTLILQAPLLEISATRLREMIQKGKSIRYMVPDKVREEIEAGGYYKG, from the coding sequence ATGAAGATTGCCCTCTACTTTGGTTCCTTCAATCCTGTCCATGTAGGACACCTCATCATTGCCAACCATGTGCTGAATGAAACCGACGTGGAACGTTTGTGGTTTGTTGTTTCACCCCATAATCCCCTCAAACAGGAAAACGGGCTGCTCAATGAATACCACCGGCTACACCTGGTGCAGACCGCCATTGGCGATGATCTCCGGATGAAAGCATCGGATATCGAGTTTCATTTACCCCGCCCATCGTACACCATCGATACACTCACTTATTTAAAAGAAAAATACCCCGAGCACGAATTCCGGATCGTGATGGGGAGCGATAGTTTTAGCAATATCAGGAAGTGGAAGAATTATGAGCTATTGCTCCGCGATTACAAGATCCTGATCTATCAGCGACCCGGGTTTGTCGTACAAGCCCCCGAAAATGCCGACACGCTTATCCTCCAGGCGCCCTTGCTGGAAATTTCGGCTACACGTTTACGTGAGATGATCCAAAAGGGGAAGTCAATTCGATATATGGTGCCGGATAAAGTGCGGGAGGAGATAGAGGCGGGGGGATATTATAAAGGGTAG
- a CDS encoding ferrous iron transport protein A yields the protein MKLSDLKPGQEAVITHFENNEIFLKLMEMGCVPGERILVEQVAPLGDPISVSISGYQLSLRISEADNIMVDIIN from the coding sequence ATGAAATTATCAGACCTTAAGCCCGGGCAGGAAGCAGTGATCACACACTTTGAGAACAATGAGATCTTCCTCAAACTGATGGAAATGGGCTGTGTACCCGGCGAAAGGATCCTGGTAGAACAGGTAGCCCCGCTCGGCGACCCGATCTCCGTCAGCATCTCCGGCTATCAACTCAGTCTCCGTATCAGCGAGGCCGATAATATCATGGTTGATATAATTAATTGA
- the ybeY gene encoding rRNA maturation RNase YbeY: MPNIYFFSQNTTLPLRDRTRLKAFLGRLAKKEGKSLGSLNYIFCTDKALLDINRQYLKHDFYTDIITFDLSESPSTLSGEIYISIDRVRDNAKTLGVSVKEELHRVIFHGLLHLCGFKDKKPGEIKEMRAKEGYYLQQYLK, encoded by the coding sequence ATGCCTAACATTTACTTCTTCAGCCAGAACACCACCCTCCCTCTCCGTGATCGCACGCGCCTGAAGGCCTTCCTTGGCCGACTGGCAAAGAAGGAAGGGAAAAGCCTGGGTTCACTTAATTATATCTTCTGCACAGATAAGGCCCTGCTGGATATCAACCGCCAGTATCTCAAGCACGATTTCTACACCGATATCATCACATTTGATCTTTCTGAATCCCCTTCCACCCTTAGTGGGGAGATATATATCAGCATTGACCGGGTGCGGGACAATGCGAAAACCCTGGGCGTTTCGGTAAAAGAGGAGCTTCACCGGGTTATTTTTCATGGATTACTGCATTTATGTGGGTTTAAAGACAAAAAACCGGGGGAGATAAAGGAAATGCGGGCTAAGGAGGGTTATTATCTACAGCAATATCTGAAATAG
- the mnmG gene encoding tRNA uridine-5-carboxymethylaminomethyl(34) synthesis enzyme MnmG, producing MFPNYDVIVVGAGHAGCEAAAAAANLGSKVLLVTMNMQTIGQMSCNPAMGGIAKGQIVREVDALGGYSGIVTDESMIQFRMLNKSKGPAMWSPRAQSDRMLFSQKWREMLEGTKNLDFYQDMVRGLVIKDGKCQGVITGMGHEIMAKAVVLTNGTFLNGVIHVGEKNFGGGRMAEKAATGITEQLVSIGFESDRLKTGTPPRVDGRSLDYSKMEEQPGDEDIKGFSFKKTNKPTQQRSCWITYTDPGVHEILRKGFDRSPMFAGRIDGVGPRYCPSIEDKINRFAERDRHQLFVEPEGWNTVEIYVNGFSTSLPEDIQYEALRTVPGFENARMFRPGYAIEYDYFPPTQLRHSLETRLVENLFFAGQINGTTGYEEAACQGLMAGINAHQKINEKEPLILKRSEAYIGVLIDDLITKGTQEPYRMFTSRAEFRTLLRQDNADLRLTEMSHAIGLADEERYQRVLAKKEGVEKIKAFLQNTPVEPAVINGYLTSIGSAIITEKQRLAKILLRPDIDIDSLAAAVPFLRKELSAYDPEIIEQAGIQVKYETYIEKERELVTRMSELENLLIPEAFNYDNLKALSAEAMQKFKKIKPRTLGQASRISGVNPSDVQILMVYMGR from the coding sequence ATGTTTCCCAATTATGATGTCATTGTGGTAGGCGCCGGTCATGCCGGCTGTGAAGCGGCAGCCGCGGCAGCCAATCTAGGCTCCAAGGTGCTGCTGGTGACCATGAATATGCAGACCATTGGCCAAATGAGCTGTAACCCCGCCATGGGTGGCATTGCCAAGGGCCAGATAGTGCGTGAAGTGGATGCCCTCGGGGGATATTCGGGGATTGTAACGGATGAATCCATGATCCAGTTCCGGATGCTGAATAAATCCAAGGGTCCGGCCATGTGGAGCCCCCGCGCGCAAAGCGACCGCATGCTTTTTTCCCAGAAATGGCGGGAAATGCTGGAGGGGACCAAAAACCTCGACTTTTACCAGGATATGGTGCGTGGATTGGTGATCAAAGACGGAAAATGCCAGGGAGTGATCACCGGCATGGGACATGAGATCATGGCAAAAGCGGTGGTATTGACCAACGGGACCTTCCTCAACGGGGTTATACATGTGGGAGAAAAGAACTTTGGCGGAGGACGCATGGCGGAAAAAGCCGCTACTGGGATTACCGAGCAATTGGTATCCATCGGATTTGAAAGCGACCGGCTCAAAACCGGGACCCCACCACGGGTAGATGGAAGAAGTCTGGACTATTCAAAAATGGAGGAACAGCCCGGGGACGAGGATATCAAAGGCTTTTCATTCAAGAAAACAAATAAACCGACCCAACAACGGTCCTGCTGGATCACCTATACAGATCCTGGTGTACACGAAATCCTCCGAAAAGGATTTGACCGGAGTCCCATGTTTGCCGGACGTATTGATGGAGTAGGGCCCAGGTATTGCCCAAGCATAGAAGATAAGATCAACCGCTTCGCGGAAAGGGACCGCCACCAACTCTTTGTGGAACCCGAAGGATGGAATACGGTTGAGATCTATGTAAACGGATTCTCTACCTCACTCCCAGAAGATATTCAATACGAAGCCCTTCGTACTGTGCCGGGGTTTGAGAATGCGCGGATGTTTCGTCCGGGTTATGCGATCGAGTATGATTATTTCCCACCCACACAGTTGCGCCATAGTCTGGAGACCAGGCTAGTTGAAAACCTCTTCTTCGCCGGGCAGATAAACGGAACCACGGGTTATGAAGAAGCGGCTTGTCAGGGATTGATGGCCGGAATAAATGCACATCAAAAGATCAATGAAAAAGAACCATTGATCTTAAAAAGAAGCGAGGCCTATATTGGTGTGTTGATCGATGACCTCATCACGAAGGGGACGCAGGAACCTTATCGGATGTTTACCAGTCGCGCGGAGTTTCGCACGCTTCTGCGTCAGGACAATGCCGATCTGCGTTTGACAGAAATGAGCCATGCCATTGGGCTGGCCGATGAAGAACGCTATCAACGCGTGTTGGCCAAAAAAGAAGGCGTGGAGAAGATCAAAGCATTTTTACAAAATACACCCGTCGAACCCGCTGTCATCAATGGATATCTAACATCGATCGGTTCGGCAATAATTACGGAAAAACAAAGACTGGCCAAGATCCTCTTGCGCCCCGATATAGATATTGATTCATTGGCCGCGGCTGTGCCATTTCTCAGGAAGGAATTAAGCGCTTATGACCCTGAGATCATTGAACAGGCCGGTATCCAGGTAAAATACGAGACCTATATAGAAAAGGAGCGCGAATTGGTGACCCGGATGTCGGAGCTGGAAAACCTCCTTATT